In Brassica rapa cultivar Chiifu-401-42 chromosome A06, CAAS_Brap_v3.01, whole genome shotgun sequence, a single window of DNA contains:
- the LOC103871176 gene encoding uncharacterized protein LOC103871176 → MQFTRRRFPPREALEMPAAELNRTGRRNHGSSLRTRLACTCSGRPGSARCVRHGYIVPSREKLIRRASDGNREILKRALMPSSHHRMSHRRWNFRPTPSRLCNMSST, encoded by the coding sequence ATGCAGTTTACAAGAAGAAGATTCCCACCACGAGAAGCTCTAGAGATGCCGGCAGCAGAACTGAACCGAACCGGTCGGAGAAATCACGGGTCGAGTCTAAGGACCAGGCTGGCTTGCACGTGTTCAGGTCGGCCTGGCTCGGCTCGGTGCGTTCGGCACGGTTATATTGTTCCCAGCAGAGAGAAGCTGATAAGGAGAGCAAGTGACGGAAACAGAGAAATATTAAAGAGAGCCTTGATGCCGTCTAGCCATCATCGGATGAGTCACCGGCGGTGGAATTTCCGGCCAACTCCAAGCCGACTCTGTAATATGTCTTCTACTTGA
- the LOC103871175 gene encoding NAC domain-containing protein 18 isoform X2, with the protein MQVMETTDSSGGPPPQPNLPPGFRFHPTDEELVIHYLKRKADSSPLPVAIIADVDLYKHDPWELPEKALFGEQEWYFFSPRDRKYPNGARPNRAATSGYWKATGTDKPVISTGDGNKKVGVKKALVFYTGKPPKGIKSDWIMHEYRLADNKPSLRCDFGHKKNSLRLDDWVLCRIYKKNNSTSSRHHHHHHLDNDKDHHHHFHHDMMRDDDLYRLPLSVPGQNVSRMNIFPAVFSDNNDPAAIYDGGGGGAGYSMNHDFASSSGLNQKPNIPMPFWDQDPAKRFNGGVGDCSDMVSSVAAPSSMQQQGGVLGDGLDRTSYHLTGLNW; encoded by the exons ATGCAGGTTATGGAGACTACAGATTCTTCCGGTGGTCCGCCGCCGCAGCCAAACCTTCCTCCCGGATTCCGATTCCACCCAACCGACGAAGAACTCGTGATCCACTACCTCAAACGCAAAGCAGACTCTTCTCCTTTACCAGTCGCCATCATCGCCGACGTCGATCTCTACAAACACGATCCATGGGAACTTCCCG AGAAGGCTTTGTTCGGAGAACAAGAGTGGTACTTCTTCAGTCCACGTGATCGGAAATATCCAAACGGAGCTAGACCGAACCGAGCTGCTACTTCCGGTTATTGGAAAGCGACCGGTACAGATAAACCGGTGATTTCAACCGGAGATGGTAACAAAAAAGTCGGAGTCAAGAAAGCTCTCGTGTTCTACACTGGGAAGCCACCGAAAGGAATTAAATCAGATTGGATCATGCATGAATATCGCTTAGCCGATAATAAACCTAGTCTCAGATGTGACTTTGGTCACAAGAAAAACTCTCTCCgg CTTGATGATTGGGTGTTGTGTCGGATCTACAAGAAAAACAACAGTACATCATCCCgacatcatcaccatcatcatctggATAACGATaaggatcatcatcatcattttcatcATGACATGATGAGGGATGATGATCTTTACCGTCTTCCTCTGTCGGTTCCCGGTCAAAACGTTTCAAGAATGAATATTTTCCCGGCGGTTTTCTCCGATAACAACGACCCGGCGGCTATATACGACGGAGGTGGCGGCGGAGCCGGTTACTCGATGAATCACGATTTTGCATCGTCGTCTGGATTGAATCAGAAACCGAATATTCCGATGCCGTTTTGGGATCAAGATCCGGCTAAGAGGTTTAACGGCGGCGTTGGAGACTGTTCTGACATGGTCTCTTCAGTGGCAGCGCCGTCATCAATGCAGCAGCAAGGTGGGGTTTTGGGGGATGGTTTAGACAGGACCTCGTACCATTTAACCGGTTTGAATTGGTAA
- the LOC103871175 gene encoding NAC domain-containing protein 18 isoform X1, producing the protein MQVMETTDSSGGPPPQPNLPPGFRFHPTDEELVIHYLKRKADSSPLPVAIIADVDLYKHDPWELPGKLNQNQTEKALFGEQEWYFFSPRDRKYPNGARPNRAATSGYWKATGTDKPVISTGDGNKKVGVKKALVFYTGKPPKGIKSDWIMHEYRLADNKPSLRCDFGHKKNSLRLDDWVLCRIYKKNNSTSSRHHHHHHLDNDKDHHHHFHHDMMRDDDLYRLPLSVPGQNVSRMNIFPAVFSDNNDPAAIYDGGGGGAGYSMNHDFASSSGLNQKPNIPMPFWDQDPAKRFNGGVGDCSDMVSSVAAPSSMQQQGGVLGDGLDRTSYHLTGLNW; encoded by the exons ATGCAGGTTATGGAGACTACAGATTCTTCCGGTGGTCCGCCGCCGCAGCCAAACCTTCCTCCCGGATTCCGATTCCACCCAACCGACGAAGAACTCGTGATCCACTACCTCAAACGCAAAGCAGACTCTTCTCCTTTACCAGTCGCCATCATCGCCGACGTCGATCTCTACAAACACGATCCATGGGAACTTCCCGGTAaactaaaccaaaaccaaaccg AGAAGGCTTTGTTCGGAGAACAAGAGTGGTACTTCTTCAGTCCACGTGATCGGAAATATCCAAACGGAGCTAGACCGAACCGAGCTGCTACTTCCGGTTATTGGAAAGCGACCGGTACAGATAAACCGGTGATTTCAACCGGAGATGGTAACAAAAAAGTCGGAGTCAAGAAAGCTCTCGTGTTCTACACTGGGAAGCCACCGAAAGGAATTAAATCAGATTGGATCATGCATGAATATCGCTTAGCCGATAATAAACCTAGTCTCAGATGTGACTTTGGTCACAAGAAAAACTCTCTCCgg CTTGATGATTGGGTGTTGTGTCGGATCTACAAGAAAAACAACAGTACATCATCCCgacatcatcaccatcatcatctggATAACGATaaggatcatcatcatcattttcatcATGACATGATGAGGGATGATGATCTTTACCGTCTTCCTCTGTCGGTTCCCGGTCAAAACGTTTCAAGAATGAATATTTTCCCGGCGGTTTTCTCCGATAACAACGACCCGGCGGCTATATACGACGGAGGTGGCGGCGGAGCCGGTTACTCGATGAATCACGATTTTGCATCGTCGTCTGGATTGAATCAGAAACCGAATATTCCGATGCCGTTTTGGGATCAAGATCCGGCTAAGAGGTTTAACGGCGGCGTTGGAGACTGTTCTGACATGGTCTCTTCAGTGGCAGCGCCGTCATCAATGCAGCAGCAAGGTGGGGTTTTGGGGGATGGTTTAGACAGGACCTCGTACCATTTAACCGGTTTGAATTGGTAA
- the LOC103871178 gene encoding uncharacterized protein LOC103871178, whose protein sequence is MVCFCFLVDQKRKVKRSKPAAGTCSRCGHGASIADMKTSTRFCFVPIYWKSWRAVVCSFCGSVLKSYR, encoded by the coding sequence ATGGTATGTTTCTGTTTCTTGGTGGATCAGAAGAGGAAAGTGAAGCGGAGCAAACCGGCGGCAGGAACTTGCTCACGGTGCGGCCATGGCGCTAGCATCGCCGACATGAAGACGTCGACGAGATTTTGTTTCGTTCCAATTTACTGGAAATCTTGGAGAGCCGTTGTTTGCAGTTTCTGTGGCTCTGTTCTTAAGTCCTACCGTTAA
- the LOC103871173 gene encoding NAC domain-containing protein 19: MGIQETDPLAQLSLPPGFRFYPTDEELMVQYLCRKAAGYDFSLQLIAEIDLYKFDPWVLPNKALFGEKEWYFFSPRDRKYPNGSRPNRVAGSGYWKATGTDKIISTEGKRVGIKKALVFYIGKAPKGTKTNWIMHEYRLLEPSRANGSSKLDDWVLCRIYKKQSSAQKQAYEHVVTSTRELSNNGTSSTTSSSSHFEDVLDSLHHETDNRNFQYANSNRLSSLRPDLTVGEKTGFNGFADTNSFDWGSFVGNVEHNSGPELGLSHVVPSLEFNSGYLKMEEEFNNPDDFGFAQNGYGIDSVGFGYSGQVGGFGYI; this comes from the exons ATGGGTATCCAAGAAACCGACCCGTTAGCCCAATTGAGTTTACCACCGGGTTTCCGGTTTTACCCGACCGACGAAGAGCTTATGGTTCAATATCTCTGCAGAAAAGCAGCCGGTTATGATTTTTCTCTCCAGCTTATTGCTGAAATCGATCTTTACAAGTTCGATCCTTGGGTCTTACCAA ATAAGGCACTCTTCGGAGAAAAAGAGTGGTATTTTTTTAGTCCGAGAGATAGAAAGTACCCAAACGGGTCAAGACCGAACCGGGTAGCCGGGTCAGGTTATTGGAAAGCTACGGGTACGGATAAAATCATCTCGACGGAAGGAAAGAGAGTTGGTATTAAGAAGGCTTTGGTGTTTTACATCGGTAAAGCACCTAAAGGCACTAAAACCAATTGGATCATGCATGAGTATCGTCTCCTTGAACCCTCTCGTGCAAACGGAAGCTCTAAG TTAGATGATTGGGTTCTATGTAGAATATACAAGAAGCAATCAAGCGCACAAAAACAAGCCTACGAACATGTAGTTACGAGTACTAGAGAACTTAGCAACAATGGTACTTCATCAACGACGTCATCTTCTTCTCACTTTGAAGACGTTCTTGATTCACTACATCATGAGACCGACAACAGAAATTTCCAGTATGCTAATTCAAACCGGCTCTCCTCGCTTAGACCGGACCTAACCGTAGGAGAGAAAACCGGGTTCAACGGTTTTGCGGATACAAACAGCTTCGATTGGGGTAGTTTTGTTGGCAATGTTGAGCATAACTCAGGTCCAGAACTCGGACTGAGTCATGTTGTTCCTAGTCTTGAGTTTAATTCTGGCTACCTGAAGATGGAGGAAGAGTTTAACAACCCGGACGACTTTGGTTTTGCTCAAAATGGTTATGGTATCGACTCGGTCGGGTTTGGGTATTCAGGGCAAGTTGGTGGGTTTGGTTATATATGA
- the LOC103871177 gene encoding uncharacterized protein LOC103871177 yields MATSSLHTSISPRSFLSLSKPSRKPHRSQVFLRINKRRSCVSCALVHDETDVIPVQSGDRTDHEEGSLVAMSSETERDVNEPVVVGFGAEQLSFEGFPSSSPTADLGDEKSRESEEMEKMIDRSINATIVLAAGTYAITKLLTIDHDYWHGWTLFEILRYAPQHNWLAYEEALKRNPVLAKMVISGVVYSVGDWIAQCYEGKPLFEIDRARTLRSGLVGFTLHGSLSHFYYQFCEELFPFQDWWVVPAKVAFDQTVWSAIWNSIYFTVLGFLRLESPLSIFKELEATFLPMLTAGWKLWPFAHLITYGLVPVEQRLLWVDCVELIWVTILSTYSNEKSEARISESVIENSSSSTTPIDPSKE; encoded by the exons ATGGCAACTTCTTCACTCCACACCTCAATCTCTCCGCGTagcttcctctctctctcgaaACCTTCTCGGAAACCGCACCGCTCCCAAGTCTTCCTTAGGATTAACAAACGGAGAAGCTGCGTTTCGTGCGCGTTGGTCCACGATGAGACCGATGTGATTCCGGTGCAGAGCGGGGATCGTACGGACCACGAGGAAGGTTCTCTGGTTGCGATGAGCAGCGAGACGGAGAGAGATGTGAACGAACCGGTGGTTGTTGGGTTTGGTGCTGAACAGCTTTCCTTTGAAGGGTTCCCTTCATCTTCTCCAACAGCTGACTTGGGAGACGAGAAGAGCAGAGAGAGCGAAGAGATGGAAAAGATGATCGATAGGAGCATCAACGCCACGATAGTTCTAGCTGCTGGTACTTACGCCATCACCAAACTGCTCACCATCGATCATGATTATTGGCAT GGATGGACACTGTTTGAGATATTAAGATACGCTCCTCAACATAACTGGCTTGCTTACGAGGAAGCGTTGAAGAGAAACCCTGTTCTTGCCAAAATGGTCATAAGTGGAGTTGTGTATTCTGTCGGAGACTGGATAGCTCAG TGTTACGAAGGCAAACCTTTGTTTGAGATTGACAGAGCGAGAACACTGAGATCAGGACTAGTGGGTTTCACCCTCCATGGCTCTTTGTCTCATTTCTATTACCAGTTCTGCGAGGAGCTTTTCCCTTTTCAAGATTGGTGGGTTGTTCCTGCTAAAGTCGCTTTTGATCAAACCGTGTGGTCTGCTATATGGAACAGTATTTACTTCACGGTTCTTGGGTTTCTTCGTCTTGAATCGCCTCTCAGCATCTTCAAAGAATTAGAAGCTACGTTCTTGCCTATGCTAACA GCAGGCTGGAAGCTTTGGCCGTTTGCTCATTTGATCACATACGGTTTGGTTCCTGTAGAGCAACGACTACTATGGGTTGATTGCGTGGAGCTTATTTGGGTCACTATACTCTCAAC TTACTCAAATGAAAAATCAGAAGCTAGAATCTCGGAGTCCGTCATTGAGAACTCTTCGAGTTCTACTACACCCATTGATCCCTCCAAG GAATGA
- the LOC108868819 gene encoding uncharacterized protein LOC108868819, with protein sequence MANKLLYLVTLGIFLLFTVSRVWWETANGLQVYRRKEWSDKLFESGFAYLRVGFHEDQKYFRSCFLQ encoded by the exons ATGGCCAATAAGCTTTTGTATTTGGTAACTTTGGGCATATTTTTGCTGTTTACGGTGTCACGTGTTTGGTGGGAAACCGCGAACGGACTACAAG TTTACAGGAGAAAAGAATGGTCTGACAAGCTTTTCGAATCTGGATTTGCATATCTTCGCGTCGGATTCCATGAAGATCAAAAGTATTTTAGGTCCTGTTTTCTCCAATAG